A stretch of the Bubalus kerabau isolate K-KA32 ecotype Philippines breed swamp buffalo chromosome 11, PCC_UOA_SB_1v2, whole genome shotgun sequence genome encodes the following:
- the LOC129623060 gene encoding signal recognition particle 14 kDa protein-like, translating into MVLLESEQFLTELTRLFQKCRLSGSMFITLKKYDGRTKPIPKKGSVEGFEPSDNKCLLRATDGKKKISTVVSSKEVNKFQMAYSNLLRANRDGLKKRDKKSKSKKSKAAQWRAPAFALSPTNH; encoded by the coding sequence ATGGTGCTGCTGGAGAGTGAACAGTTCCTGACAGAGCTGACTAGGCTCTTCCAGAAGTGCCGGTTGTCAGGCAGCATGTTCATCACCCTGAAGAAGTATGATGGCCGAACTAAACCCATTCCAAAGAAGGGTTCTGTGGAGGGCTTTGAGCCCTCAGACAACAAATGTCTGTTAAGAGCTACTGATGGGAAAAAGAAGATCAGCACTGTGGTGAGCTCCAAAGAAGTGAATAAGTTTCAGATGGCTTATTCAAACCTATTGCGAGCTAACAGGGATGGGCTGAAGAAGAGGGACAAAAAGAGCAAGAGTAAGAAGAGCAAAGCAGCGCAGTGGAGGGCACCAGCTTTCGCGCTTTCACCAACTAACCACTga